The Mesobacillus jeotgali genome window below encodes:
- a CDS encoding ThiF family adenylyltransferase, with amino-acid sequence MKDMERYSRQILFQPIGSGGQEKLLKSSAVIVGMGALGTVISNHLVRSGVGHVRIIDRDLVELSNLQRQTLYDEDDARENLPKVIAAEKKLKKINSEVKVEAVIADLTLDNAEDLLAGFDVIVDGTDNFMARYLINDVAVKHGIPWVYGGAVSSRGMFAAIKPGETPCYRCLFPSVPAGLGETCDSIGVLSPITDIIGSFEAVEALKLLVGAESNPNLEQMDIWYNSFLQMDVSQGRNPECPACVHHNYEFLDRSSQQQINYASLCGRDTIQINPRQKTKQDLEKLAGRLKNNGEVKGNPFLLRFMPDKEITMVIFQDGRVLVHGTDDTVKAKTYYARYLGS; translated from the coding sequence ATGAAAGATATGGAGCGTTATTCAAGGCAGATTTTATTCCAGCCAATTGGAAGTGGAGGCCAGGAGAAACTGTTGAAAAGCTCTGCCGTCATCGTCGGCATGGGCGCACTGGGAACGGTAATTTCGAATCATCTGGTCCGGTCAGGTGTCGGGCATGTGCGAATCATCGACCGTGACCTTGTGGAGCTTTCCAACCTCCAGCGCCAGACTCTTTATGATGAGGATGATGCGCGCGAAAACCTGCCGAAGGTCATTGCCGCTGAAAAAAAACTGAAAAAGATCAATTCAGAAGTGAAAGTCGAGGCTGTCATCGCAGATTTAACGCTCGACAACGCAGAGGATCTGCTTGCAGGTTTTGATGTGATTGTTGATGGAACCGATAACTTCATGGCCCGCTATCTCATCAATGATGTTGCCGTCAAGCATGGCATTCCGTGGGTTTACGGAGGGGCAGTCAGTTCACGTGGGATGTTCGCCGCCATCAAACCGGGAGAAACCCCTTGCTATCGGTGCTTGTTCCCATCGGTTCCTGCTGGACTGGGTGAGACATGCGACAGCATCGGGGTGCTTTCGCCGATTACAGATATCATTGGATCCTTCGAAGCAGTCGAGGCACTCAAGCTGCTGGTGGGGGCAGAGTCGAACCCGAATCTTGAGCAGATGGATATCTGGTACAACTCCTTTTTGCAGATGGACGTCAGCCAGGGGCGCAATCCAGAATGCCCGGCATGCGTCCACCACAATTACGAATTCCTGGATCGCTCATCACAACAGCAAATTAACTATGCATCCTTATGCGGACGGGACACCATCCAGATCAACCCGCGGCAAAAAACGAAACAAGATTTGGAGAAACTCGCCGGCCGCCTGAAAAATAATGGTGAGGTCAAAGGCAATCCATTCTTGCTCCGCTTTATGCCGGACAAGGAAATCACAATGGTCATTTTCCAGGACGGAAGGGTACTCGTCCATGGTACGGATGATACTGTAAAAGCAAAAACGTATTATGCTAGATACCTGGGTTCTTAA